One Prionailurus bengalensis isolate Pbe53 chromosome D3, Fcat_Pben_1.1_paternal_pri, whole genome shotgun sequence genomic region harbors:
- the MTRFR gene encoding mitochondrial translation release factor in rescue, translated as MSTSGFFRWPAPLARMCTAPWGLGLRGKPALLAPGAAVTAVQMAGRRDRPALLPPLDESDLEEQFVKGHGPGGQATNKTSNCVVLKHIPSGIVVKCHQTRSVDQNRKLARIILQEKVDIFYNGENSLVYKEKREAEKKKQERKKRAKETLEKKKLLKELWESSKNVH; from the exons ATGAGTACCTCGGGTTTCTTTCGTTGGCCCGCACCGCTGGCCAGAATGTGCACGGCGCCGTGGGGACTCGGGCTTCGGGGGAAGCCAGCGCTGTTGGCCCCGGGAGCGGCAGTCACCGCGGTCCAGATGGCAGGCAGGAGGGACCGCCCCGCTCTGCTGCCTCCCCTGGATGAGAGTGACCTTGAAGAGCAGTTTGTGAAAGGGCACGGTCCGGGGGGCCAGGCAACCAACAAAACCAGCAACTGTGTGGTGCTGAAGCACATCCCCTCTGGCATCGTCGTCAAG TGCCATCAGACAAGATCAGTCGATCAGAACAGAAAGCTAGCCCGGATAATCCTACAAGAGAAAGTGGATATTTTCTACAACGGCGAAAACAGTCTTGTCTACAAAGAAAAAcgggaggcagagaagaaaaagcaagagaggaaaaaaagagcaaaggaaactctagaaaaaaagaaactcctgaaAGAACTGTGGGAATCAAGTAAAAACGTCCACTGA